The following are encoded together in the Anaerobaca lacustris genome:
- a CDS encoding PIN domain-containing protein, with translation ISVLERMAEGRAKSVTKMLEVYKSNPCPVYLLSIAADRSVIETMEFLIAGTDVNLRCCLGSDEEQEEAICSLKAAKTIVLDGTALVTLLLTQSYAALDPVPIELVVTEGTLNDLRSTPCMHGDPHTQVSSFSTDGFVPTTPESVLKARSALQGLIDFVKTRCQIAGGAIIASLDADYREQLLQGFGNAGLESMLLASQRDAVLWTDDLPTAMFAKGQFGCRRVWSQLAFEYFAGRAIVPQDLSEDVALQLFGMRYYYVRPSVSMIMRAIRKCGGDVDETPLRQVLYWFADEHAKTDGQFMIAAGTLKTLWQSSLVDATAQRITIRILERLTQRPGGLNMVKGLLVNVAAIFGVDVINGAKAHQVIEAWLKGRHSTIIIP, from the coding sequence ATATCTCTGTTCTTGAACGTATGGCCGAGGGGCGGGCCAAGTCGGTCACTAAGATGCTGGAAGTGTACAAGAGCAACCCGTGCCCTGTCTATTTGTTGTCTATCGCGGCAGACAGATCAGTTATTGAGACCATGGAATTCCTAATCGCTGGGACAGATGTCAACCTGCGATGCTGTCTCGGATCGGATGAAGAGCAAGAAGAGGCCATATGCTCGTTGAAGGCGGCGAAAACCATCGTCCTTGACGGTACCGCACTTGTGACTTTGCTGCTGACCCAATCCTATGCAGCTCTCGATCCCGTGCCTATTGAGTTGGTGGTGACCGAAGGAACTCTCAATGATCTTCGCAGCACACCGTGTATGCACGGCGATCCTCATACCCAAGTTAGCTCTTTCTCAACAGATGGCTTTGTGCCGACGACGCCCGAGAGCGTATTGAAAGCAAGGTCTGCCCTTCAAGGTCTGATTGATTTCGTTAAGACAAGGTGCCAGATTGCAGGTGGGGCGATTATCGCTTCTCTGGATGCCGACTACCGAGAACAACTGTTGCAGGGCTTTGGCAACGCAGGTCTGGAATCAATGCTTCTGGCGAGTCAACGCGACGCCGTATTGTGGACTGATGATTTGCCTACAGCTATGTTTGCCAAGGGGCAGTTCGGATGTCGTAGAGTATGGTCCCAATTGGCCTTCGAGTACTTCGCAGGCAGAGCCATTGTACCCCAAGACTTATCAGAGGACGTCGCGCTCCAGTTGTTCGGGATGAGATACTACTATGTCAGGCCAAGTGTCTCAATGATCATGCGTGCCATCAGGAAATGCGGTGGGGATGTTGATGAGACTCCACTCCGCCAAGTTCTCTACTGGTTCGCAGACGAACATGCCAAGACCGACGGTCAATTCATGATTGCCGCAGGAACTCTCAAGACGCTGTGGCAGTCTTCTCTCGTAGATGCCACCGCCCAACGCATCACTATCCGAATCCTGGAAAGACTTACCCAACGTCCTGGGGGTTTGAATATGGTCAAGGGCCTGCTTGTCAACGTTGCCGCGATCTTCGGCGTCGACGTGATCAATGGAGCGAAAGCGCATCAAGTCATCGAGGCGTGGCTGAAAGGACGTCATTCGACAATCATCATCCCCTGA
- a CDS encoding V-type ATP synthase subunit D: MGDEEPLTRRRVNVLEHVVIPEIHETIRYIHDKLSEAERDNTSRLMKITDIIRK, from the coding sequence TTGGGCGATGAGGAACCGTTAACCCGCCGCCGCGTCAACGTCCTCGAACACGTCGTCATCCCCGAAATCCACGAAACCATCCGCTACATCCACGACAAACTCTCCGAAGCCGAACGCGACAACACGTCTCGCCTCATGAAGATCACCGACATCATCCGGAAATGA
- a CDS encoding HEPN domain-containing protein, which produces MTGRDDGAIETARQWLRYAEGDLVVAEHEMSRPTPVYHTVCFLCQSAGEKFVKGFLISRGWSLEKTHDLVQLLGWCTDYDADLAAMVDEAALLNEYIVAGRYPGDIAAEQIGPAQAREALEAAERIQAQVHWAMRNR; this is translated from the coding sequence ATGACCGGGCGCGATGACGGGGCGATCGAAACGGCCCGGCAGTGGCTGCGCTACGCCGAAGGCGATCTGGTGGTTGCCGAGCACGAGATGTCGAGGCCGACTCCCGTGTATCACACCGTGTGTTTTCTCTGCCAAAGCGCCGGCGAGAAGTTCGTCAAAGGCTTCCTGATCTCACGCGGCTGGTCTCTGGAGAAGACGCACGATCTGGTCCAATTACTCGGCTGGTGTACGGATTACGATGCAGACCTGGCCGCTATGGTAGACGAAGCGGCGCTGCTCAACGAATACATCGTAGCCGGACGCTACCCCGGAGACATCGCCGCAGAACAGATCGGTCCCGCCCAGGCGCGAGAGGCCTTGGAGGCTGCTGAAAGAATACAAGCCCAAGTCCATTGGGCGATGAGGAACCGTTAA
- a CDS encoding nucleotidyltransferase domain-containing protein: MAQADPRLATQEITSELIAYVVEKIVQAIAPRQIILFGSRGRGQQAASSDLDLLIVHDTGRPNRQVRREIEHLLWGRRFAVDLIVTSPEQVERNVADGNPFYTRHILTEGKVLYDRAR, translated from the coding sequence GTGGCTCAAGCCGATCCGCGATTGGCGACACAGGAAATCACTTCGGAGCTGATCGCCTACGTGGTCGAGAAGATCGTCCAGGCCATCGCTCCCCGCCAGATCATCCTCTTTGGCTCGCGTGGCCGAGGCCAGCAGGCTGCATCGAGCGACCTTGACCTGCTCATCGTTCATGATACCGGCCGCCCCAATCGCCAGGTCCGTCGCGAAATCGAACATTTGCTATGGGGCCGTCGCTTTGCGGTGGACCTGATCGTGACCTCGCCCGAGCAGGTGGAGCGAAACGTCGCCGACGGCAACCCCTTCTACACACGCCACATCCTCACCGAGGGAAAGGTCCTCTATGACCGGGCGCGATGA
- a CDS encoding V-type ATP synthase subunit D, producing the protein MLANVNATRMELLRLQKRVALASRGHRLLSEKRDEISRQLIKIARDIQPLRQKVENELSQTFRRFMLARASMEPEHVKAALAVPTKKFSMTMEFASVMNVKVPRLLKEIEGQILCYGYATTSGEMDVALLSLERAFDLLIELAQKEKQARLLAVELQMTRRRVNVLEHVVIPEIHETIRYIHDKLSEAERDNTSRLMKITDIIRK; encoded by the coding sequence ATGTTAGCCAATGTAAACGCCACACGCATGGAACTATTACGGCTGCAGAAGCGCGTAGCGCTGGCCAGCCGGGGTCATCGACTGCTCAGTGAGAAGCGCGACGAGATCTCGCGCCAGTTGATCAAGATCGCGCGGGACATCCAGCCGCTGCGTCAGAAGGTCGAGAACGAGCTGTCGCAGACGTTCCGGCGGTTCATGCTGGCGCGCGCCTCGATGGAGCCCGAACACGTCAAGGCGGCGCTGGCTGTGCCGACCAAGAAGTTCAGCATGACGATGGAGTTCGCCTCGGTGATGAACGTCAAGGTCCCGCGCCTGCTCAAGGAGATCGAAGGGCAGATCCTCTGCTACGGCTACGCCACCACTTCCGGCGAGATGGACGTCGCGCTGCTGTCGCTCGAACGCGCGTTCGACCTGCTGATCGAGCTGGCCCAGAAGGAAAAACAGGCGCGCCTGCTCGCCGTCGAGCTCCAGATGACCCGCCGCCGGGTCAACGTCCTCGAGCACGTCGTCATCCCCGAAATCCACGAAACCATCCGCTACATCCACGACAAACTCTCCGAAGCCGAAAGAGACAACACGTCCCGCCTGATGAAGATTACAGATATTATTCGGAAATAA
- a CDS encoding four helix bundle protein: MWQKGMEIVRQTYRTAARFPQKEQYGLTSQMQRAAVSVPANVAEGFNRYHNKEYRQFLYVALGSCAELETHVEIATELKYLDDAKKSVLLEMLDHESRMLTSLIGKLA; this comes from the coding sequence GTGTGGCAGAAAGGAATGGAGATTGTCCGGCAGACGTATCGAACGGCAGCCCGCTTCCCGCAGAAGGAGCAGTATGGGCTTACCAGTCAGATGCAGCGTGCCGCCGTCTCCGTGCCGGCCAACGTCGCGGAAGGATTCAATCGATATCACAATAAGGAATACCGGCAGTTCTTGTACGTGGCGCTGGGTTCCTGTGCCGAACTGGAGACCCACGTTGAGATCGCGACGGAACTCAAGTATCTGGACGACGCAAAGAAAAGTGTGCTCTTGGAGATGCTCGACCATGAATCTCGCATGCTCACCAGCTTGATCGGCAAGCTGGCGTAA
- a CDS encoding V-type ATP synthase subunit B codes for MLSVKEYQTVTNIQGPLMMVEMVDEAKFGHIVDIELGDGSIRHGQILQVENDKVLVQVFEGTSGIDVKHSTVRFLAKPLELAVSPDILGRVFSGLGVPKDDGPAIIPTHRLDINGQPINPYARDYPNEFIQTGISTIDGLNPLVRGQKLPIFSGSGLPHDDLTAQFARQATVLGKGEEFAVVFAAMGITFEAAQFFIDDLHNTGAIERAVMFVNLANEPAIERIATPRFALTAAEYLAFELDMHVLVILNDMTNYCEALREISAARKEVPGRRGYPGYLYTDLATIYERAGRIKGKKGSITMAPVLTMPEDDKTHPVPDLTGYITEGQVILSRSLHRQGVSPPVDVLPSLSRLKDKGIGKNKTREDHADLYNQLYAAYARGKEMQELATIMGEAALSDEDRKYMKFANAFEARYISQDYYENRTVEQTLDLGWELLSMFENAELKRIDVKLIEKYMPKFRQKA; via the coding sequence ATGCTATCGGTGAAAGAGTACCAGACAGTCACGAACATCCAGGGCCCGCTGATGATGGTCGAGATGGTCGATGAGGCCAAGTTCGGCCACATCGTCGATATCGAGCTGGGCGACGGCTCCATCCGCCACGGGCAGATCCTCCAGGTCGAGAACGACAAGGTCCTCGTCCAGGTCTTCGAGGGCACCAGCGGCATCGACGTCAAGCACAGCACCGTCCGCTTCCTGGCCAAGCCGCTGGAGCTGGCCGTCTCGCCCGACATCCTCGGCCGCGTCTTCAGCGGCCTCGGCGTGCCCAAAGACGACGGCCCCGCGATCATCCCGACCCACCGCCTGGACATCAACGGCCAGCCGATCAACCCCTACGCCCGCGACTATCCCAACGAGTTCATCCAGACGGGCATCTCGACGATCGACGGGCTCAACCCGCTCGTTCGCGGCCAGAAACTGCCGATCTTCTCCGGCTCCGGCCTGCCCCACGACGATCTCACCGCCCAGTTCGCCCGCCAGGCCACCGTGCTCGGCAAGGGCGAGGAATTCGCGGTGGTCTTCGCGGCGATGGGCATCACGTTCGAAGCCGCCCAGTTCTTCATCGACGACCTGCACAACACCGGCGCCATCGAGCGCGCCGTCATGTTCGTGAACCTGGCCAACGAGCCGGCCATCGAGCGAATCGCGACGCCGCGATTCGCCCTGACTGCCGCCGAGTACCTCGCCTTCGAGCTGGACATGCACGTGCTGGTCATCCTCAACGACATGACGAACTACTGCGAAGCCCTCCGCGAGATCAGCGCCGCCCGCAAGGAAGTGCCCGGCCGTCGCGGCTATCCCGGCTACCTCTACACCGACCTGGCGACGATCTACGAGCGGGCCGGACGCATCAAGGGCAAGAAGGGCTCGATCACCATGGCCCCGGTCCTGACGATGCCCGAAGACGACAAGACCCACCCGGTGCCCGACCTGACCGGCTATATCACCGAGGGCCAGGTCATCCTGTCCCGCTCGCTGCACCGCCAGGGCGTTTCGCCGCCCGTGGACGTGCTGCCGAGCCTGTCGCGTCTGAAGGACAAGGGCATCGGCAAGAACAAGACTCGCGAGGACCACGCGGACCTGTACAACCAGCTCTACGCCGCCTACGCGCGCGGCAAGGAAATGCAGGAACTGGCCACGATCATGGGCGAAGCGGCCCTGTCCGACGAGGACCGCAAGTACATGAAGTTCGCCAACGCCTTCGAGGCCCGCTACATCTCCCAGGACTACTACGAGAACCGCACCGTCGAGCAGACCCTCGACCTCGGCTGGGAGCTGCTGAGCATGTTCGAAAACGCCGAACTCAAACGCATCGACGTCAAGCTCATCGAGAAATACATGCCGAAGTTCCGGCAGAAAGCGTAA
- a CDS encoding V-type ATP synthase subunit A — MTEQRVGRVVKVAGPVVVAEGMAGARMYDVVRVGALNLIGEIVELRGDTASIQVYEETTGIGPGEPVVDTEAPLSVELGPGLIESIYDGIQRPLADLVDREGAFMSRGSDVPGLNREKKWHFKPTVGDGTKVGPGDIIGEVEETTLMMHKIMVPPGVTGTISGIREGDYTVEETVATCKGEDGSSHELKLMQRWPVRNPRPIGRRLAPEHILVSGQRVIDTFFPISKGGTACVPGPFGTGKTVVQHQLAKWVDADVVVYVGCGERGNEMTDVLTEFPELKDPRSGEPLMRRSVLIANTSNMPVAAREASVYTGITLAEYFRDMGYTVALMADSTSRWAEAMREISTRLEEMPAEEGYPAYLSARIAAFYERAGRVKCLGGPAREGGLSVIGAVSPPGGDLSDSVVQATLHVVKVFWSLKGELAYQRHFPAIDWLTSYSFYTQYLPKTFSDKDQGAEMEQMRKEAMTLLEQESELREIVRLVGAEALSPRDRLALETSRSLREDYLHQNAFHEVDTYTSMVKQYEMLRTVLHFHHQALEAIEAGAETAEIFKLAVREDIARAKYIPQAEIEKIPQIRQRIEDQMKPLHGAAVAK; from the coding sequence ATGACAGAACAACGAGTAGGTCGCGTAGTGAAAGTCGCCGGGCCCGTGGTGGTGGCCGAGGGGATGGCCGGCGCCCGCATGTACGACGTGGTGCGCGTCGGCGCCTTGAACCTGATCGGCGAGATCGTCGAGCTGCGCGGGGACACCGCGTCGATCCAGGTGTATGAAGAGACGACCGGCATCGGTCCGGGCGAGCCGGTGGTGGACACCGAGGCGCCGCTGAGCGTCGAGCTCGGTCCGGGGTTGATCGAGAGCATCTACGACGGGATTCAGCGGCCGCTCGCCGATCTGGTGGATCGCGAGGGGGCGTTCATGAGCCGGGGCAGCGACGTGCCCGGCCTGAACCGCGAGAAGAAATGGCACTTCAAGCCGACCGTCGGCGACGGGACGAAAGTGGGACCGGGTGACATCATCGGCGAGGTCGAAGAGACGACGCTGATGATGCACAAGATCATGGTGCCGCCGGGCGTCACGGGCACGATCTCGGGGATTCGTGAGGGCGACTACACCGTCGAGGAGACGGTGGCGACCTGCAAGGGCGAGGACGGTTCGTCGCACGAGCTGAAGCTGATGCAGCGGTGGCCGGTGCGGAACCCGCGGCCGATCGGCAGGCGGCTGGCGCCGGAGCACATTCTCGTCAGCGGGCAGCGCGTGATCGATACGTTCTTTCCGATTAGCAAGGGCGGGACGGCGTGCGTGCCGGGGCCGTTCGGGACGGGCAAGACCGTCGTGCAGCACCAGCTCGCCAAGTGGGTCGATGCGGACGTGGTGGTCTACGTCGGCTGCGGCGAACGCGGCAACGAGATGACCGACGTACTGACGGAGTTCCCGGAACTCAAGGACCCGCGCAGTGGCGAGCCGCTGATGCGCCGATCCGTGCTGATCGCCAATACCTCGAATATGCCGGTGGCTGCCCGTGAGGCGTCGGTGTATACGGGCATTACGCTGGCCGAGTACTTCCGCGACATGGGCTATACCGTCGCGCTGATGGCCGACAGCACCAGCCGGTGGGCCGAGGCCATGCGCGAAATCTCCACCCGCCTCGAAGAAATGCCAGCCGAAGAAGGTTATCCGGCCTATCTAAGTGCCCGTATAGCAGCGTTTTACGAGCGGGCGGGGCGGGTGAAGTGTCTCGGCGGGCCGGCGCGAGAAGGCGGGCTGTCGGTGATCGGTGCGGTGAGCCCGCCCGGCGGCGATCTGTCCGACTCCGTCGTTCAGGCCACGCTGCACGTGGTCAAGGTCTTCTGGTCGCTCAAGGGTGAACTGGCCTACCAGCGGCACTTCCCGGCCATCGACTGGCTCACGTCCTATTCATTCTACACCCAATATCTCCCGAAAACGTTCAGCGACAAGGACCAGGGTGCGGAAATGGAGCAGATGCGCAAGGAGGCAATGACCCTGCTGGAGCAGGAATCCGAGCTTCGCGAAATCGTCCGCCTGGTCGGCGCCGAGGCCCTCTCGCCGCGCGACCGCCTGGCCCTCGAAACGTCCCGCTCCCTCCGCGAGGACTACCTGCACCAGAACGCCTTCCACGAGGTCGACACATACACCTCAATGGTCAAGCAGTACGAAATGCTCCGGACCGTCCTGCACTTCCACCACCAGGCGCTCGAGGCGATCGAGGCCGGAGCGGAAACGGCCGAGATCTTCAAACTGGCGGTCCGCGAGGACATCGCCCGCGCCAAGTACATCCCGCAGGCCGAGATCGAGAAGATCCCGCAGATCCGCCAGCGAATCGAAGACCAGATGAAACCGCTTCACGGTGCCGCCGTCGCGAAATGA